The stretch of DNA tctctctctctccccctccctctctgaaatcaattgTAAAAagatccttgggtgaggattagaaGAATAAAAACTGTCTCACAGACATACACCCATAAACACATCCATGTAAACTTCCATTCTATAAAAACTTTTCACTGTATTTCTAGATTTGAATAGTGTTGAACCTAGAGAATCTTCATATATCatgaaacacattttataattaaacttCAAAATGGTCTATCTGCCGAGATCATCTCCAAAGCACTTCCCGCCAGCGAACGCCAGGCGCTTACCGTTCTCAAGGACCACGTCCACGGCCACAGTCGTCAGGTCCTTCGTACACGCGGCCCGGACGTCCTCAGGAGGAGCGGTGAACGTGCTGAGTCCAGTTACTTTGTTGATATAAACCATTCTTCCAAGGGCTACATCAAAATGCTGCTGCCAATCCGAAGAACATGCGCTTGACTCTTCGTTCTCAGAACGGGTCCTCACTACAGATTCCTCACTCTGAACACAAGTTCCATTTGTGTTGGCCGTGGAATCATCTATGTGATTCGCTACCACTCCACTGGGAGAGTTAGGGCTTCCCACCTGCCGTTCTGAAGCTGTAAGAACATCCGAATCTTTATTATCAATTGCGGGATTACTATAGGGTAATACCAAATTTGTTTCTGATGCCACAGAGTTCTCTGTTGTACTGTTATTAGAATATGTTTCATTATCTTTATTGAAGGAATTATCCTGTGTGACAGAGTCTGACATAGGGATAATGACACtctctgtttttttaagttcatttttaaataacatacaaGAATCCAGGGATAACCCATTGTACAAGTCACTGCCTTTCTTACTGGAATCCGATAGTGGAAGTTCAAGAAAATGACTCATCTCCATTGTTTGAGTTTCTCTTTCAGAACCTTTCATTCTGGATAATTTAGAGGCTAGTGATTCAGATGACTTCTCAACATCCAAAGGTTTTCCATTCAAATGAGGTAGATCCTTTAGTGTTACAGAACTTTCTCTGAAGCAAGGCATTTGTTGTTCCCAACAGTCTTCGTTCTTGGAGAACAGCGAGTTTTCTGAATAAAGGATGTGACTTACTGGCTGACGACTACCGTTTGAATCATTATGTCTCACAGCCGTGACTTCACACGAATCACAGTTGTCTACGTGATTTTTGTCTCTCTGTGGAATGTCAGGTTCGACTTGGGGACTGAGATTGGTAgtgatttcaaaattattattttcctcccCTTCAGCATTCAGAGGATTTTTAACCTTCCCATACTGCCTCTTAAACTTTTCTAAAGATCCTAGTTGTGAATTTAAGCTTAGCTTCTTAGGGGCTGTGGGTCTGGAGGAGCCAATTAGCTCACCTTTTCTTTTACTACCATCACACCAAGAATATGCAGTTTTTGGTACAGGTTTGTTCTCCAGCCTATAACTTATATTGGTTCTGTGCAATTTTCTGTTGGGCAGCTGAGCAAATTCTTGACTTAAAGCGCTGGTTAAACCTTTGATGTATGGAGTCTCAACGGAATGGTGTGCTCTATTTCCAAATGTTTCTCTGGCACTCACAGGACCAGGTTGGACAcgatttttaaatacatgttctGTTTCAGCTGGTTTGGTTTGCTCACTCTGTACCACATGAGTTATAAAGCCAGTGGAACATAATTTAATTTGCCCATAACTAAAAACATTTACTCTTCCACAGTTActaggttctttttttcttttctcttcctcccactgaGTGCCATGTACTCTCAGTGATGTTGTCTCAAAATGCAGAGGCTGGCATTCGATTTCAGTAGCACCTTTAAATGTCTCTAGTTGATTCTCAATACTCTTATTTGTCGGGATGTCGGCAGCCATGCCATTAACAGTAGTACCTACTTTCTGTATTTCTAGatcttctccattttcttcaaAGTGATCTAATGTCTGAAAAGGGTTTGCGAACATTTCTGAACTGGTTCCACGTGGATTTTCTGAAGAGTTAAGTTCCAAGCAAGATTTCTtatgtttctcattttctcctgaCTCTGATGCTTCAGGTCTCTCTTGTTCTAAGATGCTTGATTCTGAGCGAGACCTATCTTTGTTTTGTAAAGCTGACTCTGCCATTTCACTATGACCTGGGCCATCTGATCCATACGTATACAAAAATGAATCATGTGTCCTTTTTCTGATAGTTTCTGAATCCCCAGAATTCtgtgtgtttatgttttctaCAGCTTTTCTTTTTACAGCTTTTGACTGTAAATTAAACATTTCATAGGAATCCAAAATATTATTGCATGCTTCTTGGAAACTTACCTGGTCACACTTCTCATCAGAGGACACATGCTTCTGAAGAGTAGCGCTAAGTAAACTAAAATCATTATCTTCACTAAATTCCCTAATGTCCTCACCTGATAATTCCACAAAcaacttttctttctctaaaaacttcttcattccttcctgaATGCAAACCAAAACAGTATCCCAGTTCTGAAACTCAATCAGAGTTTTTGCTGGCTCTATGCAGACATCGTACTCACAGAACTGGCACTGCACATTGATTACATAGATCCCATAGAGTTCTGGGTTAGACCGATGCCGAGGGCTCGAGTTCATGTGCCTACCGGCAGAGCCAGTTTTGGGCTTGCATATGATACTTTCTTTCCTTAATAAAAAGTCAATGAGTTTATGCAACTTCGTCCTTAAAATTAGCCTTCTGTTCACAAACAAAAACTGCATATTCTTATTGTAATGGGCCTCAGAGCTGATATAGCCACTAAGCTCAAActccttatatttaaaatttatttctcttaatttttggGACTTCCCTAGTCCATAAATTTGACAAAATCGGGAACAGATGTCTTTGGTTTTAGGGAGCTGAAGAACCATGGAACCAGAAACATCATTtctcaaagagaaagaaatggaagggtGCATGAGTGAGAGAGCTTCTATCCTCTGCCTAACCTTCTCAAACTCCAGTCTAGGATCCATGCATTTCCTCCTTACAGGTAACTGATAAAACAGGTTATACACTGTTACTGTTGTCCCAGCACTTGGCCTAGTCAAGTCAGCTTCACAAGCTTGCAGGGCTTTTCCATTCTGAAACAGTTTCACAAAAGTTTTCATTGTCCTGTTTTTCTTGGATGAAATTTCCACAGCACTGGCCATGTCCGCTATACTGGCCAAGGCCTCCCCTCGAAAACCATAAAACCTTGGGTTCTCCAAGTCCTGTAGAGAGTTGCATTTACTAGTAAAATAACGATTTCCCACCTTGTCCACGTCATCGCTCCCTATCCCAAATCCATTGTCTATCACTTGAACTTGGAAGGTTTCCACATTCACCCTCACAGCCACACATTTTGCTTCAGCATCAATACTGTTGAGGGCAAGCTCCTCCACACACTGGCCTAAGGAGCACACAGCCAAACCAGAACGCAGTTTGGCTTGTACTTCATCTGACAGGCACCTAATCATGGCAGGTAGAAAGCTGGTGCGAATGCCAGGCTGCGGTTTCCTTCTCTGGCTGCAAGTAATTGcctggggggggggagaaaaataaGACACACGTGCACATTATCAAAGCTTCAGAGTTAACACAGCATTCCCCATTTCTCTGAAGCGCTAGGAAAAAAACATCATCTGACGTAAATGAAATCTCTTATTAAACCatgtaaagcaaaa from Phyllostomus discolor isolate MPI-MPIP mPhyDis1 chromosome 1, mPhyDis1.pri.v3, whole genome shotgun sequence encodes:
- the LOC114491797 gene encoding DNA mismatch repair protein Mlh3 isoform X3, with translation MIRCLSDEVQAKLRSGLAVCSLGQCVEELALNSIDAEAKCVAVRVNVETFQVQVIDNGFGIGSDDVDKVGNRYFTSKCNSLQDLENPRFYGFRGEALASIADMASAVEISSKKNRTMKTFVKLFQNGKALQACEADLTRPSAGTTVTVYNLFYQLPVRRKCMDPRLEFEKVRQRIEALSLMHPSISFSLRNDVSGSMVLQLPKTKDICSRFCQIYGLGKSQKLREINFKYKEFELSGYISSEAHYNKNMQFLFVNRRLILRTKLHKLIDFLLRKESIICKPKTGSAGRHMNSSPRHRSNPELYGIYVINVQCQFCEYDVCIEPAKTLIEFQNWDTVLVCIQEGMKKFLEKEKLFVELSGEDIREFSEDNDFSLLSATLQKHVSSDEKCDQVSFQEACNNILDSYEMFNLQSKAVKRKAVENINTQNSGDSETIRKRTHDSFLYTYGSDGPGHSEMAESALQNKDRSRSESSILEQERPEASESGENEKHKKSCLELNSSENPRGTSSEMFANPFQTLDHFEENGEDLEIQKVGTTVNGMAADIPTNKSIENQLETFKGATEIECQPLHFETTSLRVHGTQWEEEKRKKEPSNCGRVNVFSYGQIKLCSTGFITHVVQSEQTKPAETEHVFKNRVQPGPVSARETFGNRAHHSVETPYIKGLTSALSQEFAQLPNRKLHRTNISYRLENKPVPKTAYSWCDGSKRKGELIGSSRPTAPKKLSLNSQLGSLEKFKRQYGKVKNPLNAEGEENNNFEITTNLSPQVEPDIPQRDKNHVDNCDSCEVTAVRHNDSNGSRQPVSHILYSENSLFSKNEDCWEQQMPCFRESSVTLKDLPHLNGKPLDVEKSSESLASKLSRMKGSERETQTMEMSHFLELPLSDSSKKGSDLYNGLSLDSCMLFKNELKKTESVIIPMSDSVTQDNSFNKDNETYSNNSTTENSVASETNLVLPYSNPAIDNKDSDVLTASERQVGSPNSPSGVVANHIDDSTANTNGTCVQSEESVVRTRSENEESSACSSDWQQHFDVALGRMVYINKVTGLSTFTAPPEDVRAACTKDLTTVAVDVVLENGSQYRCHPFRSDLVLPFLPRAREESTVMRQRNGDAAEDTVGGESLQSLFAEWDNPVFARYPEVAVDVRSGQAESLAVKVHNVLHPYRFTKAMIPSMQVLQQVDKKFIACLMSTKTEENGEAGGNLLVLVDQHAAHERIRLEQLIIDSYEKQQPQGSGRKKLLASTVSPPLEITVTEEQRRLLRCYHKNLEDLGLGILFPDTSDSLVLVGEVPLCFVEREANELRRGRSTVTKSIVEEFLREQVELLQTTGGVQGTLPLTVQKVLASQACHGAIKFNDGLSLEESYRLIEALSRCQLPFQCAHGRPSMLPLADMDHLEQEKQIKPNLAKLRKMAQAWRLFGKAEGCDTRQSLHASMPPCEPP
- the LOC114491797 gene encoding DNA mismatch repair protein Mlh3 isoform X2, giving the protein MIRCLSDEVQAKLRSGLAVCSLGQCVEELALNSIDAEAKCVAVRVNVETFQVQVIDNGFGIGSDDVDKVGNRYFTSKCNSLQDLENPRFYGFRGEALASIADMASAVEISSKKNRTMKTFVKLFQNGKALQACEADLTRPSAGTTVTVYNLFYQLPVRRKCMDPRLEFEKVRQRIEALSLMHPSISFSLRNDVSGSMVLQLPKTKDICSRFCQIYGLGKSQKLREINFKYKEFELSGYISSEAHYNKNMQFLFVNRRLILRTKLHKLIDFLLRKESIICKPKTGSAGRHMNSSPRHRSNPELYGIYVINVQCQFCEYDVCIEPAKTLIEFQNWDTVLVCIQEGMKKFLEKEKLFVELSGEDIREFSEDNDFSLLSATLQKHVSSDEKCDQVSFQEACNNILDSYEMFNLQSKAVKRKAVENINTQNSGDSETIRKRTHDSFLYTYGSDGPGHSEMAESALQNKDRSRSESSILEQERPEASESGENEKHKKSCLELNSSENPRGTSSEMFANPFQTLDHFEENGEDLEIQKVGTTVNGMAADIPTNKSIENQLETFKGATEIECQPLHFETTSLRVHGTQWEEEKRKKEPSNCGRVNVFSYGQIKLCSTGFITHVVQSEQTKPAETEHVFKNRVQPGPVSARETFGNRAHHSVETPYIKGLTSALSQEFAQLPNRKLHRTNISYRLENKPVPKTAYSWCDGSKRKGELIGSSRPTAPKKLSLNSQLGSLEKFKRQYGKVKNPLNAEGEENNNFEITTNLSPQVEPDIPQRDKNHVDNCDSCEVTAVRHNDSNGSRQPVSHILYSENSLFSKNEDCWEQQMPCFRESSVTLKDLPHLNGKPLDVEKSSESLASKLSRMKGSERETQTMEMSHFLELPLSDSSKKGSDLYNGLSLDSCMLFKNELKKTESVIIPMSDSVTQDNSFNKDNETYSNNSTTENSVASETNLVLPYSNPAIDNKDSDVLTASERQVGSPNSPSGVVANHIDDSTANTNGTCVQSEESVVRTRSENEESSACSSDWQQHFDVALGRMVYINKVTGLSTFTAPPEDVRAACTKDLTTVAVDVVLENGSQYRCHPFRSDLVLPFLPRAREESTVMRQRNGDAAEDTVGGESLQSLFAEWDNPVFARYPEVAVDVRSGQAESLAVKVHNVLHPYRFTKAMIPSMQVLQQVDKKFIACLMSTKTEENGEAVTLGCPLGGNLLVLVDQHAAHERIRLEQLIIDSYEKQQPQGSGRKKLLASTVSPPLEITVTEEQRRLLRCYHKNLEDLGLGILFPDTSDSLVLVGEVPLCFVEREANELRRGRSTVTKSIVEEFLREQVELLQTTGGVQGTLPLTVQKVLASQACHGAIKFNDGLSLEESYRLIEALSRCQLPFQCAHGRPSMLPLADMDHLEQEKQIKPNLAKLRKMAQAWRLFGKAEGCDTRQSLHASMPPCEPP
- the LOC114491797 gene encoding DNA mismatch repair protein Mlh3 isoform X1 — translated: MTRDLGLALLRQRKEALSCALQSLCRRTPRPAHLAGVGLLIAFLGSLVWAPDLSRNMAEGDTLISVDYEIFGKVQGVFFRKYTQAITCSQRRKPQPGIRTSFLPAMIRCLSDEVQAKLRSGLAVCSLGQCVEELALNSIDAEAKCVAVRVNVETFQVQVIDNGFGIGSDDVDKVGNRYFTSKCNSLQDLENPRFYGFRGEALASIADMASAVEISSKKNRTMKTFVKLFQNGKALQACEADLTRPSAGTTVTVYNLFYQLPVRRKCMDPRLEFEKVRQRIEALSLMHPSISFSLRNDVSGSMVLQLPKTKDICSRFCQIYGLGKSQKLREINFKYKEFELSGYISSEAHYNKNMQFLFVNRRLILRTKLHKLIDFLLRKESIICKPKTGSAGRHMNSSPRHRSNPELYGIYVINVQCQFCEYDVCIEPAKTLIEFQNWDTVLVCIQEGMKKFLEKEKLFVELSGEDIREFSEDNDFSLLSATLQKHVSSDEKCDQVSFQEACNNILDSYEMFNLQSKAVKRKAVENINTQNSGDSETIRKRTHDSFLYTYGSDGPGHSEMAESALQNKDRSRSESSILEQERPEASESGENEKHKKSCLELNSSENPRGTSSEMFANPFQTLDHFEENGEDLEIQKVGTTVNGMAADIPTNKSIENQLETFKGATEIECQPLHFETTSLRVHGTQWEEEKRKKEPSNCGRVNVFSYGQIKLCSTGFITHVVQSEQTKPAETEHVFKNRVQPGPVSARETFGNRAHHSVETPYIKGLTSALSQEFAQLPNRKLHRTNISYRLENKPVPKTAYSWCDGSKRKGELIGSSRPTAPKKLSLNSQLGSLEKFKRQYGKVKNPLNAEGEENNNFEITTNLSPQVEPDIPQRDKNHVDNCDSCEVTAVRHNDSNGSRQPVSHILYSENSLFSKNEDCWEQQMPCFRESSVTLKDLPHLNGKPLDVEKSSESLASKLSRMKGSERETQTMEMSHFLELPLSDSSKKGSDLYNGLSLDSCMLFKNELKKTESVIIPMSDSVTQDNSFNKDNETYSNNSTTENSVASETNLVLPYSNPAIDNKDSDVLTASERQVGSPNSPSGVVANHIDDSTANTNGTCVQSEESVVRTRSENEESSACSSDWQQHFDVALGRMVYINKVTGLSTFTAPPEDVRAACTKDLTTVAVDVVLENGSQYRCHPFRSDLVLPFLPRAREESTVMRQRNGDAAEDTVGGESLQSLFAEWDNPVFARYPEVAVDVRSGQAESLAVKVHNVLHPYRFTKAMIPSMQVLQQVDKKFIACLMSTKTEENGEAGGNLLVLVDQHAAHERIRLEQLIIDSYEKQQPQGSGRKKLLASTVSPPLEITVTEEQRRLLRCYHKNLEDLGLGILFPDTSDSLVLVGEVPLCFVEREANELRRGRSTVTKSIVEEFLREQVELLQTTGGVQGTLPLTVQKVLASQACHGAIKFNDGLSLEESYRLIEALSRCQLPFQCAHGRPSMLPLADMDHLEQEKQIKPNLAKLRKMAQAWRLFGKAEGCDTRQSLHASMPPCEPP
- the LOC114491797 gene encoding DNA mismatch repair protein Mlh3 isoform X4, translating into MTRDLGLALLRQRKEALSCALQSLCRRTPRPAHLAGVGLLIAFLGSLVWAPDLSRNMAEGDTLISVDYEIFGKVQGVFFRKYTQAITCSQRRKPQPGIRTSFLPAMIRCLSDEVQAKLRSGLAVCSLGQCVEELALNSIDAEAKCVAVRVNVETFQVQVIDNGFGIGSDDVDKVGNRYFTSKCNSLQDLENPRFYGFRGEALASIADMASAVEISSKKNRTMKTFVKLFQNGKALQACEADLTRPSAGTTVTVYNLFYQLPVRRKCMDPRLEFEKVRQRIEALSLMHPSISFSLRNDVSGSMVLQLPKTKDICSRFCQIYGLGKSQKLREINFKYKEFELSGYISSEAHYNKNMQFLFVNRRLILRTKLHKLIDFLLRKESIICKPKTGSAGRHMNSSPRHRSNPELYGIYVINVQCQFCEYDVCIEPAKTLIEFQNWDTVLVCIQEGMKKFLEKEKLFVELSGEDIREFSEDNDFSLLSATLQKHVSSDEKCDQVSFQEACNNILDSYEMFNLQSKAVKRKAVENINTQNSGDSETIRKRTHDSFLYTYGSDGPGHSEMAESALQNKDRSRSESSILEQERPEASESGENEKHKKSCLELNSSENPRGTSSEMFANPFQTLDHFEENGEDLEIQKVGTTVNGMAADIPTNKSIENQLETFKGATEIECQPLHFETTSLRVHGTQWEEEKRKKEPSNCGRVNVFSYGQIKLCSTGFITHVVQSEQTKPAETEHVFKNRVQPGPVSARETFGNRAHHSVETPYIKGLTSALSQEFAQLPNRKLHRTNISYRLENKPVPKTAYSWCDGSKRKGELIGSSRPTAPKKLSLNSQLGSLEKFKRQYGKVKNPLNAEGEENNNFEITTNLSPQVEPDIPQRDKNHVDNCDSCEVTAVRHNDSNGSRQPVSHILYSENSLFSKNEDCWEQQMPCFRESSVTLKDLPHLNGKPLDVEKSSESLASKLSRMKGSERETQTMEMSHFLELPLSDSSKKGSDLYNGLSLDSCMLFKNELKKTESVIIPMSDSVTQDNSFNKDNETYSNNSTTENSVASETNLVLPYSNPAIDNKDSDVLTASERQVGSPNSPSGVVANHIDDSTANTNGTCVQSEESVVRTRSENEESSACSSDWQQHFDVALGRMVYINKVTGLSTFTAPPEDVRAACTKDLTTVAVDVVLENGGNLLVLVDQHAAHERIRLEQLIIDSYEKQQPQGSGRKKLLASTVSPPLEITVTEEQRRLLRCYHKNLEDLGLGILFPDTSDSLVLVGEVPLCFVEREANELRRGRSTVTKSIVEEFLREQVELLQTTGGVQGTLPLTVQKVLASQACHGAIKFNDGLSLEESYRLIEALSRCQLPFQCAHGRPSMLPLADMDHLEQEKQIKPNLAKLRKMAQAWRLFGKAEGCDTRQSLHASMPPCEPP